ATAAGATACAAATCTAAATACCCTGTGCCAAGCTTTTCTAAACTTGTTTCATAGGCTTTGAGCGTAGCTTCGTATCCTAAATCAGCGTTCCAAACCTTTGATGTGATAAACACGTCTTCTCTTGAGAGGCCGGCTGCTTTGATCCCTTCACGGATCCCTTTGCCGACTCCTTCTTCATTTCCGTAAATTGCGGCAGTATCTATGCTGCGATAGCCATGGACGATGGCTGTCTTTACTGCAGAAATTAGCTCATCACCTTCTTCTACTTTAAATACACCAAGTCCGATGCCTGGCATTTTCACACCGTTATGCAATGTTACTGTATCTTGTAAATGTTTCATTAGTAAATGATCCTCCCAAAAATGTTTTGTATGAATTATGATTTAACTGCGACTGTAAGTTGGTCCTTCGTTTCGAGAAAACGGCTGACTCCTGTTAAAATAACAGCACCTGATACCATTAAGCCGCCGATCCAAGCTGTATGAATAAGTCCGATCGAATCTGTAATTGCCCCGCCTAAATACGAGCCAATAGCAATTCCCGCGTTAAAAGCCGCAATATTAATGGCCGATGCCACATCAACGGCACTCGGGACAAACCGCTCAGCCAGAATGACAACATACACCTGCAGCCCGGGCACATTCATGAAAGCAAATAATCCCATAAAAATGATTGTAATCAGTCCGGCAGCTTTAAATGGAACGGTGAACGTCAAAATGAATAGGACGATTGCTTGAATGATAAACATATAAAATAAAGCTGTAATCGGCTTTTGATTCGCAAGTCGTCCCCCGACCATGTTCCCAATGGCAATCGCAATTCCATATACAAGCAAGATCGCTGCCACCGTTCCTTCCTGAAATCCTGTAATCTCTTGAAGCAATGGTGATAAATACGTAAAGACGACAAATGTTCCCCCATAGCCTAAAGCCGTAATGATAAATACTAGCAGCAGACGGCCGTTTGTTAACAGCTTTAGCTGATCGCCAAAAGTTGTACGAGCTGCTTTCTGTAAATGAGACGGAACAAGAAAGATGTTTGCCAAGAACGCAATGATGCCGACGATAACTATCGCCAGAAATGCCATTCTCCAGCCAGATTGCTGCCCGATAAATGTTCCGATCGGCACCCCGGTCACCGTTGCAACCGTAAGTCCGGTAAACATCATGGAAATCGCACTCGCCCTGCGATTTTCAGGAACCAGATTCGCCGCGATCGTAGAGGCAATCGACATAAAGATCCCGTGAGATAATGCCGAGATCACGCGGGCAGCCAGCAGGACACCGATGCTCGTTGCACTGGCCGCTATGCCGTTTCCGATAATAAAAACAACCATTATCCATAATAATAAGGACTTGCGTGACATATTGGATGTCATGGCAGTTAGAATAGGTGCTCCAACTGTTACGCCTAAGGCATATAACGAAACGGTAAGACCGGCTGTCGTTACCGAAATTTGCATATCCTGAGAGATAAGCGGCAGGAGCCCAACGCTGATGAACTCTGTTGTACCAATGGCAAATGCACTGATTGCCAGCGCCAATAATGCCAGTGTGCTTCGTTTTTTATCTATCGTCATATGACTTTCTCCTCCTTTTAGTTTTACGATAAAAAATATTGGGGGTACATCTATGAGCTCGCAAGTGATATTATGATTGATATAAGTTTTAATGGAAAGTACGCACTTTAAAGTTCTATAGGCACCAAAAAGTTCTATAGGTACTTTTTAGTTCCTATAAGGAGGATATATATGCAGAAAAAAAAGTACAACATCGCTGTCGAAGCTACACTGGAAATAATCGGCGGAAAATGGAAATGCGTCATTCTTTGCCATCTGACTCACGGCAAAAAACGGACGAGTGAGCTGAAGCGCCTAATGCCGAACATTACACAAAAAATGCTGACTCAGCAATTGCGTGAGCTGGAAGAAGACGGGGTCATCAATCGAATCGTTTATCAACAAATCCCTCCCAAAGTGGAATATGAACTCAGCGAATACGGCTGGAGTTTGCAATCGATTTTGGATTCTCTTTGTTCCTGGGGAGAAAACCATATTACAAAAATTTACGGGGATAAAAAGGCTGTTTTGGAAGAAAGTATTTTAAATAATTAAA
This window of the Bacillus gobiensis genome carries:
- a CDS encoding MFS transporter codes for the protein MTIDKKRSTLALLALAISAFAIGTTEFISVGLLPLISQDMQISVTTAGLTVSLYALGVTVGAPILTAMTSNMSRKSLLLWIMVVFIIGNGIAASATSIGVLLAARVISALSHGIFMSIASTIAANLVPENRRASAISMMFTGLTVATVTGVPIGTFIGQQSGWRMAFLAIVIVGIIAFLANIFLVPSHLQKAARTTFGDQLKLLTNGRLLLVFIITALGYGGTFVVFTYLSPLLQEITGFQEGTVAAILLVYGIAIAIGNMVGGRLANQKPITALFYMFIIQAIVLFILTFTVPFKAAGLITIIFMGLFAFMNVPGLQVYVVILAERFVPSAVDVASAINIAAFNAGIAIGSYLGGAITDSIGLIHTAWIGGLMVSGAVILTGVSRFLETKDQLTVAVKS
- a CDS encoding winged helix-turn-helix transcriptional regulator gives rise to the protein MQKKKYNIAVEATLEIIGGKWKCVILCHLTHGKKRTSELKRLMPNITQKMLTQQLRELEEDGVINRIVYQQIPPKVEYELSEYGWSLQSILDSLCSWGENHITKIYGDKKAVLEESILNN